Proteins from one Asterias rubens chromosome 21, eAstRub1.3, whole genome shotgun sequence genomic window:
- the LOC117304350 gene encoding uncharacterized protein LOC117304350 isoform X1, producing the protein MQLPSGLTVLMFSSLVILSSPGLSRVSCDVRLIGGPDTAPNVGRVEIWDRNSSEWLAVCGNDDWDFDEGQVVCRELGYPGVDRSMTGTYLDGASRSVSGFQCHGTEISLERCTHSAGVMDAPCDLGQTEVICKAPGYIGCFNEPRGGRIFTYKETIDDLTTEVCLNLSRSQGGLGFIYTGTQKGNECWYGLTDQDFWNRGEEESRCDTICKGNSNRTCGGEGDRLSIYDANLGYCDDPGTISNGNRSIRHSADDFYFATIVEFACDSGFELQGTPSIQCTMGFKGYGVEWSNGVPECLVPITQPSTLVPVTSEMTNTEGQASDTGACAGVGAAVAFGILFIAALVGIGYWKLSTTGSKKQQARRTEDKTLRLAKLSDLNDDSRDDQTAIETTQHEDTSNQPKDSGWVDNTVYESSNDTAGPEYIEINHQPQ; encoded by the exons ATGCAGCTGCCCTCTGGTCTAACAGTGTTGATGTTTTCCTCACTAGTCATTCTCTCATCTCCTGGATTGAGCAGAGTTTCATGCG ATGTTCGTTTGATCGGTGGTCCGGACACAGCGCCGAATGTTGGCAGGGTCGAAATCTGGGACCGAAACTCATCAGAATGGCTTGCTGTATGTGGCAATGATGATTGGGACTTCGATGAAGGTCAGGTAGTTTGCCGAGAGCTAGGGTACCCAGGCGTGGATAGGTCGATGACGGGAACGTACCTCGATGGGGCTTCGAGGTCTGTCAGTGGATTTCAGTGTCATGGAA CTGAGATTTCTCTGGAACGATGTACACATTCTGCTGGTGTAATGGACGCACCGTGTGACTTGGGACAAACAGAGGTCATTTGCAAAG CTCCAGGATATATAGGTTGCTTCAACGAACCACGGGGAGGAAGAATCTTCACATACAAAGAAACCATTGACGACCTAACGACAGAGGTGTGCCTCAATCTGTCCCGGAGCCAAGGTGGTCTTGGGTTCATATACACCGGGACCCAGAAAGGCAACGAGTGCTGGTACGGTCTGACGGACCAGGACTTTTGGAATCGAGGGGAAGAGGAATCTCGATGTGATACTATCTGCAAAGGCAACTCAAACCGGACATGCGGTGGTGAGGGAGACCGACTCTCAATTTATGACG CGAATCTTGGCTACTGTGATGATCCAGGAACTATCTCCAATGGCAATCGGAGCATACGTCACTCAGCGGATGACTTCTATTTCGCAACAATTGTTGAGTTTGCTTGTGATTCCGGATTTGAACTGCAGGGAACACCATCCATACAGTGTACAATGGGGTTcaaaggatacggagtggaatGGAGTAATGGTGTTCCTGAATGTTTGG TTCCAATAACTCAGCCTTCTACATTGGTACCGGTAACATCAGAGATGACGAACACTGAAGGGCAAGCTTCAg ACACAGGTGCGTGTGCTGGAGTAGGAGCGGCCGTGGCGTTTGGCATCCTCTTTATTGCTGCGTTGGTTGGAATCGGCTACTGGAAATTGAG CACCACGGGAAGTAAAAAACAACAAGCACGCAGAACCGAAGACAAGACGCTCCGTCTTGCGAAGCTATCCGACCTCAACGACGACAGCAGAGATGATCAAACTGCCATAGAAACTACACAACATGAGGATACTTCTAACCAACCGAAAGATTCTGGATGGGTGGATAATACGGTGTATGAGTCTTCCAATGATACTGCAGGTCCAGAATACATCGAGATTAATCATCAACCACAGTGA
- the LOC117304350 gene encoding uncharacterized protein LOC117304350 isoform X2 translates to MQLPSGLTVLMFSSLVILSSPGLSRVSCDVRLIGGPDTAPNVGRVEIWDRNSSEWLAVCGNDDWDFDEGQVVCRELGYPGVDRSMTGTYLDGASRSVSGFQCHGTEISLERCTHSAGVMDAPCDLGQTEVICKAPGYIGCFNEPRGGRIFTYKETIDDLTTEVCLNLSRSQGGLGFIYTGTQKGNECWYGLTDQDFWNRGEEESRCDTICKGNSNRTCGGEGDRLSIYDANLGYCDDPGTISNGNRSIRHSADDFYFATIVEFACDSGFELQGTPSIQCTMGFKGYGVEWSNGVPECLVPITQPSTLVPVTSEMTNTEGQASAPREVKNNKHAEPKTRRSVLRSYPTSTTTAEMIKLP, encoded by the exons ATGCAGCTGCCCTCTGGTCTAACAGTGTTGATGTTTTCCTCACTAGTCATTCTCTCATCTCCTGGATTGAGCAGAGTTTCATGCG ATGTTCGTTTGATCGGTGGTCCGGACACAGCGCCGAATGTTGGCAGGGTCGAAATCTGGGACCGAAACTCATCAGAATGGCTTGCTGTATGTGGCAATGATGATTGGGACTTCGATGAAGGTCAGGTAGTTTGCCGAGAGCTAGGGTACCCAGGCGTGGATAGGTCGATGACGGGAACGTACCTCGATGGGGCTTCGAGGTCTGTCAGTGGATTTCAGTGTCATGGAA CTGAGATTTCTCTGGAACGATGTACACATTCTGCTGGTGTAATGGACGCACCGTGTGACTTGGGACAAACAGAGGTCATTTGCAAAG CTCCAGGATATATAGGTTGCTTCAACGAACCACGGGGAGGAAGAATCTTCACATACAAAGAAACCATTGACGACCTAACGACAGAGGTGTGCCTCAATCTGTCCCGGAGCCAAGGTGGTCTTGGGTTCATATACACCGGGACCCAGAAAGGCAACGAGTGCTGGTACGGTCTGACGGACCAGGACTTTTGGAATCGAGGGGAAGAGGAATCTCGATGTGATACTATCTGCAAAGGCAACTCAAACCGGACATGCGGTGGTGAGGGAGACCGACTCTCAATTTATGACG CGAATCTTGGCTACTGTGATGATCCAGGAACTATCTCCAATGGCAATCGGAGCATACGTCACTCAGCGGATGACTTCTATTTCGCAACAATTGTTGAGTTTGCTTGTGATTCCGGATTTGAACTGCAGGGAACACCATCCATACAGTGTACAATGGGGTTcaaaggatacggagtggaatGGAGTAATGGTGTTCCTGAATGTTTGG TTCCAATAACTCAGCCTTCTACATTGGTACCGGTAACATCAGAGATGACGAACACTGAAGGGCAAGCTTCAg CACCACGGGAAGTAAAAAACAACAAGCACGCAGAACCGAAGACAAGACGCTCCGTCTTGCGAAGCTATCCGACCTCAACGACGACAGCAGAGATGATCAAACTGCCATAG